Proteins found in one Candidatus Eisenbacteria bacterium genomic segment:
- a CDS encoding ATP-binding protein, translating into MTDLTPAQVLAAGLHALIALVWVIIAHREWTFMRTYQARSPLFVCLRNLTVLGAVFYAVQAVLRLTPPELAAAPPAWLFAIWLLGEWALMLLAATTRHLVRYWGMRRDPPATAWLVVNYGAAGLMMLFALFSPELLAGSAHPVGTYLAIRNGFTIVFFGLAVREMIGMARSGRWRPGAAGNIVRRVDVVLFGAALLGVLAWVAVPLLGRPPPAIWGLVMDMVIALAVTTPLAAREMHAVVRGVFVALGTLAAASAVHLAGTDLLGPIAAAGMPHLVTLITIVVLTATVAWTPPLLRRFIDRFAFGRRRHLWADLQAFLATLSPDAGVAEICRQALTEVVRVCGLTGAAIVLRDGEAVAAGDFALEPLRDAWPRGADFDRLPPSIISADFVRDLPLPALEAMAAAEVIGVIPLTSPRRRWGTLFATSGLIEPSPDDVPSMEAFAAQLSLVLDAAALIERTVAVERSLAHAEKLAAIGELAARIAHEIRNPVTAARSLAQLLARDPTAPENTEHAQLILGELERVERQVRALLQFARREEYRLEPIDVGELVRVSLGPLRPRLADAKVTVVDDVAADVVVRADREKLRQVLVNLIENALDALATSPDGRRLAVSAATENGTVTLRVSDSGPGVPADALPRLFEPFFSLKAGGTGLGLAIARRTIEAHGGRIAAEPLAPHGVTFRIDLPSGVR; encoded by the coding sequence ATGACCGATCTCACGCCGGCGCAGGTCCTCGCCGCGGGGCTCCACGCCCTGATCGCGCTCGTCTGGGTCATCATCGCGCACCGCGAGTGGACCTTCATGCGCACGTATCAGGCGCGGAGCCCGCTCTTCGTCTGCCTGCGCAACCTGACCGTGCTGGGCGCCGTCTTCTACGCCGTGCAGGCCGTGCTCCGCCTGACGCCCCCCGAGCTCGCCGCCGCGCCGCCCGCGTGGCTGTTCGCGATCTGGCTGCTCGGGGAATGGGCCCTCATGCTCCTCGCCGCCACCACGCGCCACCTCGTTCGCTACTGGGGCATGCGACGCGATCCGCCGGCCACGGCGTGGCTCGTGGTCAACTACGGCGCCGCCGGCCTGATGATGCTCTTCGCGCTCTTCTCGCCCGAGCTGCTCGCCGGGAGCGCCCACCCCGTCGGAACGTATCTCGCGATCCGCAACGGCTTCACGATCGTCTTCTTCGGCCTGGCGGTGCGCGAGATGATCGGCATGGCGCGGTCCGGCCGATGGCGTCCCGGCGCCGCCGGAAACATCGTGCGGCGCGTGGACGTCGTGCTCTTCGGGGCCGCCCTGCTCGGCGTCCTCGCGTGGGTCGCGGTCCCTCTCCTCGGCAGGCCCCCGCCGGCGATCTGGGGCCTCGTGATGGACATGGTGATCGCCCTCGCAGTGACGACCCCGCTCGCCGCACGCGAGATGCACGCCGTGGTGCGCGGCGTCTTCGTCGCCCTCGGAACGCTGGCGGCGGCGAGCGCCGTCCATCTCGCGGGCACCGACCTGCTCGGGCCCATCGCCGCGGCGGGCATGCCGCATCTGGTGACGTTGATCACGATCGTCGTCCTCACCGCGACGGTCGCCTGGACGCCACCACTCCTGCGCCGCTTCATCGATCGGTTCGCGTTCGGCCGGCGCCGGCACCTGTGGGCCGATCTGCAGGCGTTCCTCGCGACCCTCTCACCCGACGCCGGCGTCGCGGAGATCTGCAGGCAGGCGCTCACCGAGGTCGTGCGCGTCTGCGGGCTCACCGGCGCCGCCATCGTGCTGCGCGACGGCGAAGCCGTGGCGGCCGGGGACTTCGCGCTCGAGCCCCTGCGCGACGCGTGGCCGCGCGGCGCCGACTTCGACCGCCTCCCCCCGTCGATCATCTCCGCCGACTTCGTGCGGGACCTGCCCCTGCCGGCGCTCGAGGCGATGGCCGCCGCCGAGGTCATCGGCGTCATACCGCTCACGAGCCCGCGACGGCGGTGGGGGACGCTCTTCGCCACCAGCGGCCTCATCGAGCCGTCGCCCGACGACGTGCCGTCGATGGAGGCGTTCGCGGCGCAGCTCTCGCTCGTGCTCGACGCGGCGGCACTCATCGAGCGGACGGTCGCCGTCGAACGCTCGCTTGCGCACGCGGAGAAGCTGGCGGCGATCGGCGAGCTGGCGGCGCGGATCGCGCACGAGATCCGCAACCCCGTGACCGCGGCGCGGAGCCTCGCCCAGCTTCTGGCGCGCGATCCGACGGCGCCCGAGAACACCGAGCACGCGCAGCTGATCCTGGGCGAGCTGGAGCGGGTCGAGCGCCAGGTTCGCGCCCTGCTCCAGTTCGCGCGCCGGGAGGAATATCGCCTGGAGCCGATCGACGTCGGCGAGCTGGTGCGCGTCTCGCTCGGCCCGCTGCGCCCGCGGCTCGCCGACGCGAAGGTGACCGTGGTCGACGACGTGGCGGCCGACGTGGTCGTGCGCGCCGATCGCGAGAAGCTCCGCCAGGTGCTCGTGAACCTGATCGAGAACGCGCTCGACGCGCTCGCGACGAGCCCGGACGGCAGGCGTCTCGCCGTGTCGGCCGCGACCGAGAACGGGACCGTCACGCTGCGCGTGAGCGACTCCGGTCCGGGCGTGCCCGCCGACGCCCTGCCCCGCCTCTTCGAGCCGTTCTTCTCGCTCAAGGCCGGCGGCACCGGGCTCGGCCTCGCGATCGCGCGACGCACGATCGAGGCGCACGGCGGGCGCATCGCGGCGGAACCGCTGGCGCCCCACGGCGTCACCTTCCGGATCGACCTCCCGTCAGGCGTTCGCTGA
- a CDS encoding DUF4105 domain-containing protein: protein MRLLRGVLVGLLAVVWAGWVVWGALALWIDGPASRPLAGLLAGGLVVVSLLLVLRRGSRWLGLLASSILVALVAAWWLRIPASNDRNWVPEVSQLARIDVNGDVLTVHNLRNFDYRTETDFTPHWEERTYDLSHLRGFDMFLSFWGPTQIAHTIASWDFGEGQHLAISIETRREQGEVYSAGLGFFRQFEVYYVVADERDLVGLRTNHRGEQVFLYRLAAGPVRARALLMAYVDEINHLVQHPEWYNALTQNCTTSIEILVERALGPLGGRFPWDWRLIANGHLGELLYERGSVNTTMPYEELRQASDITARGKAADGAADFSERIRDGLPPRPPPRN, encoded by the coding sequence ATGCGGCTTCTGCGCGGGGTGCTGGTCGGCCTGCTGGCCGTGGTGTGGGCCGGGTGGGTCGTGTGGGGAGCGCTCGCGCTCTGGATCGACGGCCCCGCCTCGCGGCCGCTGGCGGGGCTGCTCGCCGGCGGACTGGTCGTCGTCTCGCTTCTGCTCGTTCTGAGGCGCGGCTCGCGCTGGCTCGGCCTGCTCGCCTCGTCGATCCTCGTGGCGCTCGTGGCGGCCTGGTGGCTGCGGATTCCCGCGAGCAACGATCGCAACTGGGTGCCCGAGGTCTCGCAGCTCGCCCGCATCGACGTGAACGGCGACGTGCTGACCGTCCACAACCTCCGCAACTTCGACTATCGCACCGAGACGGACTTCACGCCGCACTGGGAGGAGCGCACCTACGATCTCAGCCATCTGCGGGGCTTCGACATGTTCCTCTCCTTCTGGGGTCCGACGCAGATCGCGCACACGATCGCGAGCTGGGATTTCGGTGAGGGACAGCACCTCGCGATCTCGATCGAGACGCGCCGGGAGCAGGGTGAGGTCTATTCCGCCGGCCTCGGGTTCTTCCGGCAGTTCGAGGTCTACTACGTCGTGGCGGACGAGCGGGATCTCGTCGGGCTGCGGACCAACCATCGCGGCGAGCAGGTCTTCCTGTATCGCCTCGCGGCGGGCCCCGTCCGGGCACGTGCCCTGCTCATGGCGTACGTCGACGAGATCAACCATCTCGTGCAGCATCCCGAGTGGTACAACGCGCTCACGCAGAACTGCACCACGTCGATCGAGATCCTGGTGGAGCGCGCGCTCGGCCCGTTGGGCGGCCGCTTCCCCTGGGACTGGCGCCTGATCGCCAACGGCCACCTCGGCGAGCTGCTGTACGAGCGCGGCAGCGTGAACACGACCATGCCCTACGAGGAGCTCCGCCAGGCGAGCGACATCACCGCCCGCGGCAAAGCGGCCGACGGCGCGGCCGACTTCTCCGAGCGCATCCGCGACGGCCTGCCCCCGCGTCCCCCGCCGCGAAACTGA
- a CDS encoding sigma-54 dependent transcriptional regulator encodes MAGRVLIVDDDKSMCETLAVALGKRDFEVRWTTAAAEALEILGASDVDVVLTDLNMRGMNGLELCERIVANRPDVPVIVITAFGSLETAVAAIRAGAYDFITKPPDTGALVVALERAIQHRQLREEVKRLRKVVEQSNRFETLLGSSSAMRAVYDVLDRIVDSVASVLVTGESGTGKEVVARALHDRGPRRDGPFVAINCSAMPEALLESELFGHVRGAFTDARTPRTGLCVQASGGTLLLDEIGDMPIALQPKLLRVLQERRVRPVGGDHEIPIDVRVIATTNRDLRSLIEEERFREDLYFRVNVIHVELPPLRARGGDVLVLAQHFVDLHAARAGKRVTGISPAAAEKLLAYAWPGNVRELQNCIERAIALTRYEEIAVEDLPEQVRAYKRSHVVVASDDPSEIVSLAEVERRYVLRVMEVTGGNKTLAAEKLGITRKTLYRKLQEYGAASGEDEP; translated from the coding sequence ATGGCCGGGCGCGTCCTGATCGTCGACGACGACAAGAGCATGTGCGAGACCCTCGCGGTCGCCCTCGGCAAGCGCGACTTCGAGGTGCGTTGGACCACCGCCGCCGCCGAAGCCCTCGAGATCCTCGGCGCGAGCGACGTCGACGTCGTCCTCACCGATCTCAACATGCGCGGCATGAACGGGCTCGAGCTGTGCGAGCGCATCGTGGCCAACCGGCCGGACGTCCCGGTGATCGTCATCACGGCGTTCGGGAGCCTCGAGACCGCCGTCGCCGCGATCCGCGCCGGCGCGTACGACTTCATCACCAAGCCGCCGGACACCGGCGCGCTCGTGGTGGCGCTCGAGCGCGCGATCCAGCACCGCCAGCTCCGCGAGGAGGTGAAGCGGCTGCGCAAGGTGGTCGAGCAGTCGAACCGCTTCGAGACGCTGCTCGGGTCGAGCTCGGCCATGCGCGCCGTCTACGACGTGCTCGATCGGATCGTCGACTCGGTCGCGTCGGTGCTCGTCACCGGCGAGAGCGGGACCGGCAAGGAGGTGGTGGCGCGCGCTCTTCACGATCGCGGCCCGCGCCGCGACGGGCCCTTCGTCGCGATCAACTGCTCGGCCATGCCCGAGGCCCTGCTCGAGAGCGAGCTCTTCGGCCACGTGCGCGGTGCGTTCACCGACGCTCGCACGCCGCGCACCGGCCTGTGCGTGCAAGCGAGCGGTGGCACGCTGCTGCTCGACGAGATCGGCGACATGCCGATCGCGCTCCAGCCGAAGCTGCTCCGCGTGCTGCAGGAGCGCCGCGTGCGGCCCGTCGGTGGCGACCACGAGATCCCGATCGACGTGCGGGTGATCGCCACCACCAACCGCGATCTCCGCTCGCTGATCGAGGAGGAGCGCTTCCGCGAGGACCTGTACTTCCGCGTCAACGTCATCCACGTCGAGCTGCCGCCCCTGCGGGCCCGCGGGGGCGACGTCCTCGTGCTGGCGCAGCACTTCGTGGACCTCCATGCGGCCCGCGCGGGCAAGCGTGTCACGGGGATCTCGCCGGCGGCGGCCGAGAAGCTCCTGGCCTATGCGTGGCCGGGAAACGTACGCGAGCTCCAGAACTGCATCGAGCGCGCCATCGCGCTCACGCGCTACGAAGAGATCGCGGTCGAGGACCTCCCCGAGCAGGTGCGGGCGTACAAGCGCTCACACGTGGTGGTCGCGAGCGACGACCCGTCGGAGATCGTGTCCCTCGCCGAAGTCGAGCGACGCTACGTGCTGCGCGTGATGGAGGTGACGGGCGGCAACAAGACGCTCGCGGCCGAGAAGCTCGGCATCACGCGCAAGACGCTCTACCGCAAGCTGCAAGAGTACGGCGCCGCCTCCGGGGAGGACGAGCCCTAG
- a CDS encoding carboxyl transferase domain-containing protein, translating to MTPIRCIGVVNRGEAAMRCVRAVKALRAQEGSSLRIAVLYTHVDRDAPFVRHADAAVRLATSGGEVRAYLDHDIVMAALRSAGADAVWPGWGFVAEDPAFADRVVAAGMRFLGPSSAAMRALGDKIAAKQLAERAGVPVAAWSGGVVADAEAAARVGEQIGYPLVVKAAAGGGGRGIRIVDHPAALPAAFASAAAEAQAAFGDGRLFLERKVVRGRHVEVQIAGDLHGRVVALGTRDCSVQRRHQKVIEEAPPPDLSSDLAAQLAAAAVRLGREVGYTGLGTVEFLVTDTEPCFLEMNPRLQVEHGITEATTGLDLVQLQIRIARGERIVMGPPPPRGVAIEARVCAEDPDAGFLPSPGRVARFDPALGPGVRVDSGIAAGSVVPPAFDSLVAKVIATGATREEARSRLVCALRDLELVIEGGATNTGYLIDLLESPEFRAGGVDTGWVDRRRAEDGSARSGDRDAADALVAAAILAYQRRRHAARRSFFAESASMPQSRVPASAGQEIDLSFEGAAYRLTVFALGAWRYRVHMDGRAVVTTLREGERHLARLELPGRTRRIVYDATEVGLRLELDGRPYRFGWETTGHVRAPTPALVVAIQVAPGDTVEAGQVLGLLEAMKMEIGFVAPVAGVVAEVRVRSGERVAARDVLVVIEPASSGAAAGNAAGPRIGIEPAAELLELGSGDPRAAPASLAVLDRAAAGERRAAVETLREEIGAVLRGYDVDAARVATLVTFLESTETAPLSAATRSELAALRDEVVLFADVEQLFLTAPKLAGEGTVDPSNAARLRAYVRRMRAGGAGVPESFLALLRTALARYGVTSLVHHDALERAMLRLLATQNVSELRRQLVRAVLRCLGAVAGADLATDATLADALRRISAMRALVSDALADAAIETEVAIFEAPAAARRAEHAAQRIAPWMDAAVAHADVPHDVLLDLAAMPRGVFDRVGRWLLEKDPGRRNLALMAYLLRLYAPSGATARTANDGLASLAHVELMDGRVVVGGVSAPSAVGAELGRICGAIAAGRIMARDAVDAIELIVPCGDAVDVDAVVAAAAAAASALLPAPRCTLSFVRPGDDDMHRTLARARAGACEVPDLLDLHPEVASRIGYDRLRTFALERLPGAEDVYCFWGRSRTVPDDERLFVLAQVRGRDTGEGGDTPLHVAAFERQFHQATALLRAARSLRDPRRRLHWNRLVVDLAPAVALDREAVDQIARRLAPATRHLGLEKVIVQLRLGSPAGVVPIEVVVSDLTGAHMETAIREPRTAPLEPAGDYERNVVEARRRRLVYPYEILRMLTRRNGHPTAASFEEYDLDPTAPAPRAASVAGRPYGRNQAGIVFGVLSTPTDKVPEGLRRVLILSDPTRDMGALAAAECDRIVAAFDLAEACGLPVEWIPVSSGARIAMDSGTENLDATARVARRIVTFTEAGGVVHVVVYGVNVGAQSYWNALATMLGHTRGALVMTPDASMVLTGRAALEASGSVAAEDEVALGGFERIMGPNGEAQYYAGDLAAALRVVEEHYRHTYVVPGETAPRLQATSDPFTRDVTAAPYPAVHGHGFATVGEIFDDATNPGRKRPFAMRPVMQAVIDQDGGHLERWRSWAGAETAIVWDAHLGGMPISLIGIESHSLPRDGHRPADGPETWTGGTLFPQSSKKVARALNAASGNRPAVILANLSGFDGSPESLRRLQLEHGAEIARAVVRFAGPLLFVVVSRYHGGAYVVFSKSLNDALGAIALEGSYASVIGGAPAATVIFTREVRARAARDPKVVRWRDALRRRSTAAVRDGHERALAEAVRTAQAEVAAEFDAVHTVERACRVGSLDAVVSPRLLRPSLILALHRAASGVGAFGSEPRNDEGGAPVEVPRLRF from the coding sequence GTGACGCCCATCCGCTGCATCGGGGTCGTGAACCGCGGCGAAGCCGCCATGCGCTGCGTGCGCGCCGTGAAGGCCCTGCGCGCGCAGGAGGGCTCGTCCCTCCGGATCGCCGTGCTCTACACCCACGTCGATCGCGACGCGCCGTTCGTGCGCCATGCCGACGCCGCCGTCCGCCTGGCGACCTCCGGCGGCGAGGTGCGCGCCTACCTCGACCACGACATCGTGATGGCCGCGCTCCGCAGCGCCGGCGCCGACGCGGTCTGGCCCGGATGGGGCTTCGTCGCCGAGGATCCCGCATTCGCCGATCGCGTGGTGGCCGCAGGCATGCGCTTCCTCGGCCCGTCGAGCGCCGCGATGCGGGCGCTCGGCGACAAGATCGCGGCGAAGCAGCTCGCCGAGCGCGCGGGCGTTCCGGTCGCGGCGTGGAGCGGCGGAGTCGTCGCCGATGCGGAAGCGGCCGCGCGTGTCGGCGAGCAGATCGGCTATCCGCTGGTCGTGAAGGCGGCTGCCGGCGGCGGCGGGCGCGGCATCCGGATCGTCGACCATCCGGCGGCGCTACCCGCGGCGTTCGCTTCGGCCGCCGCCGAAGCGCAGGCCGCGTTCGGCGACGGCCGTCTCTTCCTCGAGCGCAAGGTCGTGCGCGGGCGGCACGTCGAGGTCCAGATCGCCGGCGACCTGCACGGCCGCGTGGTCGCGCTCGGCACTCGCGATTGCTCGGTGCAGCGGCGCCATCAGAAGGTGATCGAGGAGGCGCCGCCGCCGGATCTGTCGTCCGACCTCGCCGCGCAGCTCGCCGCGGCGGCGGTCCGTCTCGGACGCGAGGTCGGCTACACGGGACTCGGCACGGTCGAGTTCCTGGTCACCGACACCGAGCCATGCTTCCTCGAGATGAACCCGCGCCTGCAGGTCGAGCACGGGATCACCGAGGCGACGACGGGGCTCGATCTCGTCCAGCTCCAGATCCGGATCGCGCGCGGCGAGCGCATCGTGATGGGGCCACCGCCTCCGCGCGGCGTCGCGATCGAGGCACGGGTCTGCGCCGAGGATCCCGACGCCGGGTTCCTGCCCTCGCCCGGGCGCGTCGCGCGCTTCGATCCGGCGCTCGGACCCGGGGTTCGCGTCGACAGCGGTATCGCCGCCGGGAGCGTGGTCCCGCCCGCCTTCGATTCGCTGGTCGCGAAGGTGATCGCCACCGGCGCGACGCGCGAGGAGGCGCGCAGCCGCCTCGTCTGCGCCCTGCGCGACCTCGAACTCGTGATCGAAGGCGGCGCCACCAACACGGGCTACCTGATCGACCTCCTCGAGTCGCCGGAATTCCGGGCCGGCGGTGTCGACACCGGCTGGGTCGACCGCCGTCGCGCCGAGGATGGCTCCGCGCGCAGCGGCGACCGCGACGCGGCCGACGCCCTCGTCGCTGCCGCGATCCTCGCCTACCAGCGCCGGCGACATGCAGCGCGCCGGAGCTTCTTCGCCGAGAGCGCGAGCATGCCGCAGAGCCGGGTACCTGCGTCGGCCGGCCAGGAGATCGACCTCTCGTTCGAGGGCGCCGCCTATCGGCTGACGGTGTTCGCGCTCGGCGCGTGGCGATATCGCGTGCACATGGACGGGCGGGCGGTGGTCACCACGCTCCGCGAAGGCGAGCGACATCTCGCCCGCCTCGAGCTGCCCGGCCGCACGAGGCGCATCGTCTACGACGCGACCGAGGTCGGCCTGCGTCTCGAGCTGGACGGGCGGCCATATCGCTTCGGCTGGGAGACGACGGGGCACGTTCGCGCCCCGACACCCGCGCTCGTCGTCGCCATCCAGGTGGCCCCCGGCGACACGGTCGAGGCGGGTCAGGTGCTGGGTCTCCTCGAAGCGATGAAGATGGAGATCGGGTTCGTGGCGCCGGTCGCCGGGGTGGTCGCGGAGGTCCGCGTCCGTAGCGGCGAGCGCGTCGCCGCCCGTGACGTCCTGGTCGTCATCGAGCCGGCGTCTTCCGGCGCGGCCGCCGGGAATGCCGCGGGCCCCCGCATCGGGATCGAGCCCGCGGCCGAGCTGCTCGAGCTGGGCTCGGGGGATCCGCGGGCCGCGCCCGCGAGCCTCGCCGTCCTCGATCGCGCCGCCGCGGGCGAGCGCCGGGCCGCCGTCGAGACCCTGCGCGAAGAGATCGGCGCGGTACTGCGTGGCTACGACGTCGACGCCGCCCGCGTGGCGACCCTCGTGACGTTCCTCGAATCGACCGAGACGGCGCCCCTTTCGGCCGCGACCCGGTCGGAGCTCGCGGCGCTACGGGACGAGGTCGTCCTGTTCGCCGACGTGGAGCAGCTCTTCCTCACCGCGCCGAAGCTCGCCGGCGAGGGAACGGTCGACCCGTCCAACGCCGCGCGGCTGCGCGCGTACGTGCGCCGGATGCGCGCCGGCGGCGCGGGCGTGCCCGAATCCTTTCTCGCCCTCTTGCGCACGGCGCTCGCGCGCTACGGCGTCACGTCGCTCGTCCACCACGACGCGCTCGAGCGGGCGATGCTCCGCCTCCTCGCCACCCAGAACGTATCCGAGCTACGACGCCAGCTCGTGCGTGCGGTGCTGCGCTGTCTCGGCGCCGTCGCCGGCGCTGACCTGGCCACCGACGCGACGCTCGCCGACGCGCTCAGGCGTATCTCCGCCATGCGCGCTCTCGTGTCCGACGCGCTCGCCGACGCGGCCATCGAGACCGAGGTCGCGATCTTCGAGGCGCCCGCGGCCGCGCGGCGCGCCGAGCACGCGGCGCAGCGGATCGCGCCGTGGATGGACGCCGCCGTCGCCCACGCCGACGTGCCGCACGACGTCCTGCTGGATCTCGCCGCGATGCCCCGCGGCGTCTTCGATCGCGTGGGACGTTGGCTGCTGGAGAAGGATCCGGGGCGGCGGAACCTCGCGCTCATGGCGTACCTGCTCCGGCTCTATGCGCCCTCGGGTGCGACCGCGCGTACGGCGAACGACGGCCTGGCGTCCCTCGCGCACGTCGAGCTCATGGACGGGCGCGTCGTGGTCGGCGGGGTGAGCGCGCCGTCCGCCGTCGGAGCCGAGCTCGGGCGCATCTGCGGCGCGATCGCCGCGGGACGGATCATGGCGCGCGACGCGGTCGACGCCATCGAGCTGATCGTGCCGTGCGGCGACGCCGTCGACGTCGACGCGGTTGTGGCCGCCGCCGCGGCGGCGGCGTCGGCCCTGCTGCCCGCCCCGCGATGCACGCTCTCGTTCGTACGGCCCGGGGACGACGACATGCACCGCACGCTCGCTCGCGCACGGGCCGGCGCCTGCGAAGTTCCCGATCTCCTCGACCTGCACCCCGAGGTCGCATCGCGCATCGGATACGATCGCCTGCGGACCTTCGCGCTGGAGCGCCTGCCCGGCGCGGAGGACGTCTACTGCTTCTGGGGGCGCAGCCGCACCGTTCCCGACGACGAGCGCCTGTTCGTGCTCGCGCAGGTCCGCGGGCGCGACACCGGCGAGGGGGGCGATACCCCGCTGCACGTCGCGGCCTTCGAGCGCCAGTTCCATCAGGCGACGGCGCTCCTGCGCGCGGCCCGCAGCCTCCGCGATCCGCGGCGGCGCCTGCACTGGAACCGGCTGGTGGTCGACCTCGCGCCGGCCGTCGCGCTCGATCGCGAGGCGGTCGACCAGATCGCCCGGCGGCTCGCCCCGGCCACCCGCCACCTCGGCCTCGAGAAGGTGATCGTCCAGCTCCGGCTCGGAAGCCCGGCCGGCGTCGTCCCGATCGAGGTGGTGGTGAGCGACCTCACGGGCGCCCACATGGAGACGGCGATCCGCGAGCCGCGGACGGCGCCGCTCGAGCCGGCGGGCGACTACGAGCGCAACGTCGTCGAGGCGCGCCGGCGCCGCCTCGTCTATCCGTACGAGATCCTGCGCATGCTCACGCGGCGCAACGGCCATCCGACCGCCGCCAGCTTCGAGGAGTACGACCTCGATCCGACGGCCCCGGCACCGCGCGCGGCGTCCGTCGCCGGACGGCCGTACGGACGAAACCAGGCGGGCATCGTCTTCGGCGTGCTCAGCACGCCGACCGACAAGGTGCCCGAGGGGTTGCGGCGGGTCCTCATCCTCTCGGACCCGACGCGCGACATGGGAGCCCTCGCCGCGGCCGAATGCGACCGCATCGTGGCGGCATTCGATCTCGCCGAAGCGTGCGGGCTCCCGGTCGAGTGGATTCCGGTATCGAGCGGAGCGCGCATCGCGATGGACAGCGGAACCGAGAACCTCGACGCCACCGCGCGCGTCGCCCGCCGGATCGTCACCTTCACCGAGGCGGGCGGCGTCGTGCACGTCGTAGTGTACGGCGTCAACGTCGGCGCGCAGAGCTACTGGAACGCGCTCGCGACCATGCTCGGCCACACGCGCGGCGCGCTCGTCATGACGCCGGACGCGTCGATGGTGCTCACCGGGCGCGCGGCGCTCGAAGCGTCGGGCAGCGTCGCGGCCGAGGACGAGGTCGCGCTCGGCGGCTTCGAGCGCATCATGGGACCGAACGGCGAGGCGCAGTACTACGCGGGCGACCTCGCCGCCGCGCTGCGCGTCGTCGAGGAGCACTACCGGCACACCTACGTCGTCCCGGGTGAGACCGCGCCGCGCCTCCAGGCCACGAGCGACCCGTTCACGCGCGACGTCACGGCCGCGCCGTACCCCGCCGTCCACGGTCACGGCTTCGCGACCGTGGGCGAGATCTTCGACGACGCGACCAATCCCGGCCGCAAGCGCCCGTTCGCGATGCGGCCGGTGATGCAGGCCGTGATCGACCAGGACGGCGGGCACCTCGAGCGGTGGCGCTCGTGGGCCGGCGCGGAGACCGCGATCGTGTGGGACGCCCACCTGGGCGGGATGCCGATCTCACTCATCGGCATCGAGAGCCATTCGCTGCCGCGCGACGGCCATCGGCCCGCCGATGGTCCCGAGACCTGGACCGGCGGCACGCTCTTTCCGCAATCGTCGAAGAAGGTGGCGCGCGCCCTCAACGCGGCGAGCGGCAACCGGCCGGCCGTGATCCTGGCGAACCTCTCCGGCTTCGACGGGTCGCCGGAGTCGCTGCGCCGCCTGCAGCTCGAGCACGGCGCCGAGATCGCGCGCGCGGTCGTCCGGTTCGCAGGACCGCTCCTGTTCGTGGTCGTCTCGCGCTACCACGGCGGCGCCTACGTCGTCTTCTCGAAATCCCTGAACGACGCTCTGGGAGCGATCGCGCTCGAAGGATCCTACGCATCGGTGATCGGCGGTGCGCCGGCGGCGACGGTGATCTTCACGCGTGAGGTTCGCGCGCGCGCGGCGCGCGACCCGAAAGTGGTTCGCTGGCGGGACGCGCTGCGCCGCCGATCGACGGCGGCCGTACGCGATGGGCACGAGCGGGCGCTCGCCGAGGCCGTGCGAACGGCCCAGGCAGAGGTCGCGGCCGAGTTCGACGCGGTCCACACGGTCGAGCGCGCCTGCCGCGTCGGCTCGCTCGACGCCGTCGTCTCGCCACGCCTGCTCCGCCCGTCGCTCATTCTGGCGCTCCATCGCGCGGCGAGCGGCGTGGGGGCCTTCGGGTCGGAACCCCGAAATGACGAAGGCGGGGCACCCGTGGAGGTGCCCCGCCTTCGGTTCTGA
- a CDS encoding 4'-phosphopantetheinyl transferase superfamily protein, whose product MIGDDVVDFADEETAVGTRHPRFDARVFDPSERALLGMSREPERLRWILWAAKESAYKAARKEVPATVFSPSCFVVEPEAGGDVTVHAAGRRFRVELRGDGDHVHAVAHSAGAAGRTCAAVARIDAGASPSAAARRLAIARLAPVLGVAPERLAIHRHGRVPALWIDGAPAAADLSLAHHGRFVSFACALPARDA is encoded by the coding sequence ATGATCGGCGATGACGTCGTGGACTTCGCCGACGAGGAGACCGCAGTCGGGACGCGCCATCCCCGGTTCGACGCGCGCGTGTTCGACCCGAGCGAGCGCGCGCTGCTCGGGATGAGTCGAGAACCCGAGCGGCTGCGCTGGATTCTGTGGGCGGCGAAGGAGAGCGCCTACAAGGCTGCGCGCAAGGAGGTACCGGCGACCGTGTTCTCGCCGTCGTGCTTCGTCGTCGAGCCGGAGGCCGGCGGCGACGTGACGGTCCACGCCGCAGGACGCCGCTTCCGCGTCGAGCTCCGGGGTGACGGCGATCACGTCCATGCCGTCGCGCACTCTGCCGGCGCCGCGGGACGCACCTGCGCCGCCGTGGCACGCATCGACGCCGGGGCGTCACCCAGCGCGGCCGCCCGCCGTCTCGCCATCGCCCGCCTCGCGCCCGTGCTTGGCGTCGCGCCCGAGCGTCTCGCGATCCATCGCCACGGGCGCGTGCCCGCGCTGTGGATCGACGGGGCCCCCGCCGCGGCCGACCTCTCCCTGGCGCACCACGGACGCTTCGTCTCGTTCGCGTGCGCCCTGCCGGCGAGGGACGCGTGA